In Siniperca chuatsi isolate FFG_IHB_CAS linkage group LG20, ASM2008510v1, whole genome shotgun sequence, the following proteins share a genomic window:
- the LOC122867654 gene encoding PDZ domain-containing protein 7-like, whose amino-acid sequence MAHSSDPSRREKTPGTQGSHTATRNLLRKKEQRRRGIRSSSPMGRVILINSPVDGGDDSEDLHTITVDKSVDGKLGFSVRGGSEHGLNIFVSKVEDNSTAEEAGLLVGDKLVEVNGISLESITMSSAVKVLTGNNRLRMVVRRVGKVPGIRYSKEKTTWVDLIHRRMVVEESGRTPSETSSGSALQRIVHLYTTSDDYCLGFNIRGGKEFGLGIYVSKLDPGGLAEQNGIKMGDQILAANGVSFEDISHSSAVEVLKSHTHVMLTIKEAGRYPAYKEMVAEYRWLNKLANGTQKSSSQGSDSNSSASSLSSGTPVSSLSGLSQVMFSPSLTFGSDMVDVCISTEDQRSESERTETAIQTDLPSQRTGADTTRSLGRTTLLKDTVIRAEEGRGRKESPKTAVLLALSRPSRPISRSQSQVTVAEIKQKKEKKQKGKDPEEKSTLQRSKTFVNLLFKGGRKRDTSRGRSKSPSTDKAGKGGRQVRAIPNSEMLGVVEDMAHRLLTEEEEAAVMKTCRRYVAERSVENLIRHLLAVLDRPEKLLLLREVRMLLPPSDLSAFNNMVTPIEVEAYDILKYRSIQTPPLRSPTSGRAPKRRLITPIPDYRGGFELYNTEEVEKESHLLEELEKLSLSGPRGSRERLHTSRSFTPLLDIPVDGYNTEARDLRPPSASAMLPNWLLARSDDSRPPLRTDIGTIRSVHFDEVSLHSTSSKGDTASERGRSSFRNGHFKGKKEKSGDKSKETVFTLQSAARRSRPLLSQVFSSSPDQQVGSEQVNGHQASSQNGLNGSDREQEYKLKTVSISKTKQSLGISISGGMESKVQPVVKIEKIFPGGAASTCEVLKAGFELVSVDGVSLQGVTHQHAVDIIRKAFSNKSKDPMVFVVKVPKNL is encoded by the exons ATGGCTCACTCGTCAGACCCGTCCCGCAGGGAGAAGACCCCCGGGACCCAAGGCTCACACACGGCTACACGCAACCTCTTACGGAAGAAGGAGCAGCGCCGGCGTGGAATCCGATCCTCCTCGCCCATGGGCCGGGTCATCCTCATCAACTCTCCTGTGGATG GTGGAGATGACAGTGAGGACCTCCATACGATCACAGTGGATAAGAGTGTGGATGGCAAGCTCGGCTTCAGCGTGCGTGGAGGCTCCGAGCATGGCCTCAACATCTTTGTCAGTAAGGTGGAGGACAACAGTACAGCAG AGGAAGCAGGCCTGCTTGTAGGTGATAAACTGGTGGAGGTGAACGGTATCAGCCTGGAGAGCATCACGATGAGCAGCGCTGTGAAGGTCCTGACAGGCAACAACAGGCTGAGGATGGTGGTGAGACGTGTTGGCAAAGTCCCCGGCATCCGCTACTCCAAGGAGAAGACTACCTG GGTGGACTTGATACACAGGCGTATGGTGGTGGAGGAGAGCGGACGGACACCTTCGGAGACCAGCTCCGGAAGCGCCCTCCAAAGGATCGTCCACCTTTACACCACCTCAGACGACTACTGCCTGGGCTTCAACATCCGTGGGGGAAAGGAGTTTGGTCTGGGCATCTATGTCTCCAA ACTGGATCCTGGTGGTCTGGCTGAGCAGAATGGAATAAAGATGGGGGACCAGATCCTGGCTGCCAATGGAGTGAGCTTTGAGGACATCAGCCACAGCAGTGCTGTAGAGGTGCTGAAGAGCCACACACATGTCATGCTGACCATCAAG GAAGCAGGACGATACCCTGCTTACAAGGAGATGGTGGCAGAATACAGGTGGCTCAATAAGT TGGCCAATGGTACTCAGAAATCTTCCTCCCAGGGTTCAGATTCCAACTCCTCAGCCTCCTCTCTGTCGTCTGGGACTCCCGTCAGCTCTCTGAGCGGCCTGTCGCAGGTCATGTTCTCTCCCAGCCTGACATTTGGTTCCGACATGGTGGATGTCTGCATCTCTACTGAGGACCAGAG GTCTGAGTCAGAGCGAACTGAGACCGCCATCCAGACGGACCTTCCTTCTCAGAGGACGGGTGCAGACACCACTCGCAGCCTGGGACGAACCACTCTGCTCAAAGACACTGTGATCCGTGCAGAGGAGGGCCGGGGGAGGAAAGAGTCCCCCAAGACAGCCGTGCTGCTGGCTCTCAGCAGACCGAGCCGACCAATCAGCAGGTCCCAGAGCCAAGTCACCGTGGCAG AGATCaagcagaagaaagagaagaagcagaaaggGAAGGACCCAGAGGAGAAGAGCACCCTGCAGCGCTCAAAGACCTTCGTCAACTTGCTGTTCAAGGGTGGACGCAAGAGAGACACTTCCAGGGGGCGCTCCAAGTCCCCGTCCACAGACAAGGCTGGCAAAG GGGGACGACAGGTCCGTGCGATACCAAATTCAGAGATGCTCGGAGTGGTGGAGGACATGGCCCACAGGCTGctgactgaggaggaggaggctgctgtGATGAAGACGTGCCGAAGG TACGTGGCAGAGCGGTCAGTGGAGAACTTGATACGCCACCTGCTGGCCGTGCTGGACAGGCCtgaaaagctgctgctgctgagggaaGTCAG GATGCTGCTTCCTCCCTCTGACCTGAGTGCATTCAATAACATGGTGACCCCTATCGAAGTCGAGGCCTACGATATCCTCAAGTATCGCTCCA TCCAAACTCCTCCTCTTCGCTCTCCCACATCTGGTCGAGCACCCAAACGGCGCCTCATCACTCCCATCCCAG ACTACAGGGGAGGCTTTGAGCTCTACAATactgaggaggtggagaaggagagCCACCTACTGGAAGAGCTGGAGAAGCTCAGTCTGTCTGGGCCCCGGGGGTCCAGGGAGAGGCTCCACACCTCCAGGTCCTTCACCCCGCTGCTGGACATACCGGTGGACGGATATAACACAGAGGCCAGAGACCTCAGACCCCCCTCTGCCAGCGCCATGCTCCCCAACTGGCTGTTGGCCCGCAGCGATGACTCCCGTCCTCCTCTCCGAACTGACATCGGCACGATTCGCTCCGTCCACTTCGACGAGGTTTCGCTGCACTCAACTTCAAGCAAGGGGGACACGGCTTCAGAAAGAGGAAGGTCCTCGTTTAGAAACGGCCACTTCAAAGGCAAAAAGGAGAAAAGTGGAGACAAGAGTAAAGAAACTGTGTTCACGCTGCAGAGTGCTGCTCGCAGGAGTCGTCCCCTGTTGTCGCAGGTGTTCAGTTCAAGTCCAGATCAACAAGTGGGGAGTGAACAGGTGAACGGCCACCAGGCTTCCTCTCAGAACGGACTCAATGGCTCCGACCGTGAACAGGAGTACAAGCTCAAAACTGTCAGCATCTCCAAGACCAAACAGTCACTGG